The proteins below are encoded in one region of Pseudomonas sp. SCB32:
- a CDS encoding U32 family peptidase, which produces MKLSLGPVLFYWDRRTLLDFYAQMAEQPLDAITIGETVCSKRRALSLDDWLGLGRELQQQSRAEILISGLALIEAASELSSLRRLCANGELRVEANDMGAVQILGALGVEFVGGPALNVYNGHTLAELRAAGLRRWVPPVECSGEQIHAVIEQARELGIDDVETEVFAYGHLPLAYSARCFTARAENRPKDDCQFCCLNYPEGLSMLSQEGIPLFTLNGIQTMSGEASNLLADYASLRDCGADLLRLSPRAEGMVDVVQAFDRVRKGATPPLAVEGCNGYWHGRPGMLRSDEVNLC; this is translated from the coding sequence AGCCTGGGCCCCGTGCTGTTCTACTGGGACCGCCGGACACTCCTGGATTTTTATGCGCAGATGGCCGAGCAGCCGCTGGACGCCATCACCATCGGCGAAACGGTCTGCTCCAAACGCCGCGCGCTGTCGCTGGACGACTGGCTCGGACTTGGGCGCGAGCTCCAGCAGCAGAGCAGGGCGGAAATCCTAATCTCCGGCCTTGCATTGATCGAGGCGGCTTCGGAGCTGTCGTCACTGCGCCGGCTGTGCGCGAACGGTGAGTTGCGGGTCGAGGCGAACGACATGGGCGCGGTGCAGATTCTCGGCGCCCTCGGCGTCGAGTTCGTCGGCGGCCCGGCGCTCAACGTCTACAACGGCCACACGCTGGCGGAGCTGCGCGCAGCCGGCCTGCGTCGCTGGGTGCCGCCGGTGGAGTGCTCCGGCGAGCAGATCCACGCGGTGATCGAGCAGGCCCGCGAGCTGGGCATCGACGATGTGGAGACCGAGGTATTCGCATACGGCCATCTGCCGCTGGCCTATTCGGCGCGCTGCTTCACCGCGCGGGCCGAGAACCGGCCCAAGGATGACTGCCAGTTCTGCTGTCTGAATTACCCGGAGGGCCTGTCGATGCTGAGCCAGGAAGGCATACCGCTGTTCACCCTCAACGGCATCCAGACGATGTCCGGCGAGGCCAGCAACCTGCTGGCGGATTACGCCTCGCTGCGTGATTGCGGCGCCGACCTGCTGCGCCTGAGCCCCCGCGCCGAGGGCATGGTGGACGTCGTGCAGGCCTTCGACCGCGTGCGCAAGGGTGCCACGCCGCCGCTGGCGGTGGAGGGATGCAACGGATACTGGCATGGCCGACCGGGCATGCTGCGCAGTGACGAGGTGAACCTGTGTTGA